From the genome of Rhodoligotrophos appendicifer, one region includes:
- a CDS encoding Hpt domain-containing protein: protein MAEISDPSAGAPTPGIDLDHLQQYTLGDRSLEAEVLMLFSAALRDSLTFLGTTRDADQWRRTAHRLKGSALAVGAWSIADLASSMEGLAPLDEQARRYLTEIETCASTAQETIQRILAKLSKD from the coding sequence GTGGCTGAAATAAGCGACCCATCAGCGGGGGCTCCGACACCGGGCATCGATCTTGATCATCTGCAGCAATATACGCTGGGTGATCGATCGCTGGAGGCAGAAGTGCTGATGCTTTTCTCCGCAGCGCTCCGCGACAGCCTTACGTTCCTTGGAACGACCCGAGATGCGGACCAATGGCGGAGAACTGCCCATCGGCTGAAGGGCTCCGCCCTGGCGGTAGGAGCATGGAGCATCGCTGATCTGGCGTCGAGCATGGAGGGCCTGGCCCCGCTCGATGAGCAGGCTCGGCGATATCTGACCGAGATCGAGACCTGCGCATCGACCGCGCAAGAGACGATTCAGAGAATTCTGGCCAAACTTTCCAAAGACTAG
- a CDS encoding DUF1513 domain-containing protein: MDRRSLLKALSVTSMGVLMSPVEALSRAPASPLYLSALTDDRGNHAAVFDEQGVMKTVIDLPDRGHGGAFAPRSEEAVIFARRPGTFGVVFNRHTGRIIASLSSPEGRHFYGHGIYSPDGRLLYTTENDYEAGAGVIGIWDVAGGYNRLGECPSFGIDPHDIRLMSDGKTLAIANGGILTHPALDRQKLNIPEMAPSLVLVDPAAAALMAEVKLPPDLHKLSIRHMGVNALGHIGIAMQYEGPDQDLPPLAFIWRGGEPQLLEAPQSILRRMTNYCGSAALDATGTVLAISSPRGNIMTFWSMNDGALIETADIEDGCGVAAAGDRRFLLSSGAGERRIHNLHRPGEETRLASVDGHWDNHIIPGSTTF, from the coding sequence TTGGATCGACGGTCACTTCTGAAGGCTCTTTCTGTGACGTCCATGGGCGTGCTGATGTCACCCGTGGAAGCCTTGTCACGAGCTCCTGCGTCGCCGCTCTATCTGTCGGCCTTGACCGATGACCGGGGTAATCACGCGGCTGTCTTCGATGAACAGGGTGTGATGAAGACGGTCATAGATCTTCCAGACCGGGGCCATGGCGGAGCCTTCGCACCGAGATCCGAGGAGGCTGTGATCTTTGCACGCCGACCAGGTACCTTTGGCGTCGTTTTCAACCGGCATACTGGCCGCATTATAGCCAGCCTCTCCTCTCCGGAGGGACGCCATTTCTATGGCCATGGCATTTATTCGCCGGATGGCCGGCTTCTCTACACGACGGAAAATGATTATGAGGCAGGCGCCGGCGTCATCGGCATTTGGGACGTAGCGGGCGGGTACAATAGGCTCGGCGAGTGTCCGTCCTTCGGCATTGATCCTCACGACATCCGCCTTATGTCGGACGGCAAGACCTTAGCGATCGCCAATGGTGGCATTCTCACTCATCCCGCCCTGGACCGCCAGAAGCTGAATATACCAGAAATGGCGCCTTCACTGGTGCTCGTGGATCCGGCCGCCGCAGCCTTGATGGCAGAAGTGAAGCTCCCGCCGGATCTGCATAAGTTGTCGATCCGCCACATGGGGGTGAATGCCCTGGGTCATATCGGCATTGCGATGCAATATGAGGGACCGGACCAGGACCTGCCGCCCCTCGCCTTTATCTGGCGCGGCGGTGAGCCTCAGCTGCTCGAGGCCCCTCAGTCGATCTTGCGGCGTATGACCAATTACTGCGGCTCGGCGGCCTTGGACGCAACGGGCACAGTGCTCGCGATTTCCTCCCCCCGCGGCAATATCATGACGTTCTGGTCTATGAATGATGGGGCCCTCATCGAAACAGCGGACATTGAGGACGGATGCGGCGTCGCCGCTGCGGGTGACCGCCGGTTCCTCCTGTCCAGCGGTGCCGGCGAGCGCAGGATTCATAACCTTCACCGTCCCGGAGAGGAAACCCGGCTCGCGAGCGTCGACGGCCATTGGGATAATCATATCATTCCGGGGTCGACGACCTTCTGA
- a CDS encoding mitochondrial fission ELM1 family protein, producing MMSAGPLISSPQPLIWVMEGVHAGDNAQVRILARALSSRRVSKKLSFNHLYSLPNLLLGASLRSLEPDVQAALTPPWPDLVIAVGRRSVPVVRWIRRQSHGKTRLVHLGRPRAPLRWFDLVVTTPQYGLPKRSNVLHNLLPVTEDVGQIDEPYLSFWKEQLVRLPRPWIMLSVGGSRWPFRLDATESQALARAASTRAAELGGSLLVTTSPRTGEAASHALQASIRGPALIHLWQQGAGNPYLAFLQFADRFIVTGDSVSMMTEACRRGRPTEIYQLPKELDQKWNFDHLPYERLKSFLTAEGFFTPPRNVDKFVATLVAGRHAILLGEDDPVAFAPLPDPLPGITSRIAAILPVQTS from the coding sequence ATGATGAGCGCAGGACCGTTGATATCTTCTCCGCAACCGCTGATCTGGGTCATGGAGGGGGTGCATGCCGGCGACAATGCTCAGGTGCGCATCCTAGCGCGTGCATTGAGTTCCCGCAGAGTTTCTAAAAAGCTCTCGTTCAATCACCTCTATAGCCTTCCCAATCTCCTCCTTGGCGCAAGCCTACGGAGCCTTGAACCCGATGTGCAGGCCGCATTGACGCCGCCCTGGCCTGACCTCGTCATCGCCGTCGGCCGCCGATCAGTACCCGTTGTGCGCTGGATCAGAAGGCAGTCTCACGGCAAGACTAGGCTTGTACATCTCGGCCGCCCACGCGCGCCCCTGCGCTGGTTCGACTTGGTCGTGACTACGCCGCAGTATGGTTTGCCCAAACGGTCCAATGTCTTGCACAATTTGCTTCCTGTAACTGAAGATGTTGGGCAGATCGACGAGCCTTACCTCAGTTTTTGGAAGGAACAGCTCGTCAGGCTGCCGAGACCGTGGATAATGCTCTCGGTGGGTGGCTCCCGATGGCCCTTTCGCCTGGATGCCACTGAGAGCCAAGCCCTTGCCAGGGCCGCCAGTACCCGTGCAGCCGAGTTGGGCGGGTCGCTGCTGGTCACCACTTCTCCGCGCACCGGTGAGGCGGCGTCGCATGCCTTGCAGGCCTCCATTAGAGGGCCGGCCTTGATTCATCTCTGGCAGCAAGGTGCAGGCAATCCCTATCTCGCCTTCCTCCAGTTCGCCGACCGATTCATTGTCACTGGCGACAGCGTCTCGATGATGACCGAAGCATGCCGGCGAGGCAGGCCAACTGAAATCTACCAGTTGCCCAAGGAGTTGGATCAGAAATGGAACTTCGATCATCTGCCCTATGAGAGGCTCAAATCCTTCTTGACGGCAGAAGGGTTTTTCACCCCTCCCAGGAATGTGGACAAATTCGTCGCCACCCTCGTTGCGGGTCGTCATGCGATCCTATTGGGCGAAGATGACCCGGTGGCCTTCGCGCCGCTTCCCGACCCGCTGCCAGGGATCACATCCCGCATCGCCGCAATCCTGCCGGTGCAGACGTCGTAA
- a CDS encoding 2Fe-2S iron-sulfur cluster-binding protein — MPKITFIEHSGAEHVVEAEAGMTLMETAVRNMVPGIDADCGGACACATCHVYVEPGWWETVGNRNEMEEDMLDFAFDVRENSRLSCQVKITDRLDGLVVRVPEKQF, encoded by the coding sequence ATGCCCAAGATCACCTTCATCGAGCATAGTGGCGCGGAGCACGTCGTTGAGGCCGAGGCCGGCATGACCCTCATGGAAACCGCCGTGCGAAACATGGTTCCCGGGATCGATGCGGATTGTGGTGGAGCCTGCGCTTGCGCAACATGCCATGTCTATGTCGAGCCCGGCTGGTGGGAAACAGTCGGCAACCGCAACGAAATGGAAGAAGACATGCTCGACTTCGCGTTCGATGTCCGCGAGAATAGTCGGCTTTCCTGCCAAGTAAAAATCACCGACCGGCTCGATGGTCTGGTCGTCCGCGTTCCGGAAAAACAGTTCTGA
- a CDS encoding TspO/MBR family protein gives MSDPAPYPPVSQAEQPNLHRRPSLHEPKKDGNYTSLIACFVLCFAVAAAASAVTIPNLAPWYESLAKPGFTPANWVFGPVWAVLYALMAVSLWLAWTSPAARSLKFPALFIFGVQLLLNAAWPLAFFGAQSPGLALLVILLLIISIAATIFSFYRIRALASLLLVPYLAWICYAGVLNLTIWWMN, from the coding sequence ATGAGCGATCCCGCCCCCTATCCTCCTGTATCACAGGCTGAACAGCCGAATCTCCACCGGCGGCCGAGCCTGCATGAGCCCAAGAAAGACGGCAATTACACCTCGCTCATCGCCTGCTTCGTGCTGTGCTTTGCCGTCGCGGCGGCGGCGAGTGCCGTCACTATTCCCAATCTGGCGCCTTGGTATGAAAGTCTTGCAAAGCCTGGATTTACGCCGGCAAACTGGGTCTTCGGTCCGGTCTGGGCCGTTCTCTATGCTCTGATGGCCGTCTCGCTGTGGCTCGCCTGGACCTCACCTGCGGCGCGGAGCCTGAAATTCCCCGCATTGTTCATCTTTGGTGTTCAACTGCTCCTGAATGCAGCGTGGCCACTGGCATTCTTTGGTGCTCAGAGCCCTGGACTCGCCCTGTTGGTGATCCTTCTTTTGATTATCTCGATTGCCGCTACGATCTTCAGCTTCTATCGGATCCGAGCCTTGGCTTCTCTGCTGCTGGTCCCCTATCTTGCCTGGATCTGTTATGCGGGTGTGCTCAACTTGACGATCTGGTGGATGAATTAA
- a CDS encoding NAD kinase has translation MPSDIAFIASDAPEAQRAKRKLERRYGSTEPDRASVVVALGGDGLMLQTLHRFLSEDKAIYGMNRGSVGFLMNAYREEDLLERLEAAERTEIHPLRMRAISHAGEAHEALAFNDVYLLRRTFQAAKLRISIDGVVRLNELICDGILVATPAGSTAYNLSAHGPILPINSQLLALTPISAFRPRRWRGAILPHNAKVKIDILEPGKRPVNTVADHSEFRDISIVEVEQDMSLRVTMLFDRGHSLAERVLAEQFLY, from the coding sequence ATGCCAAGCGACATCGCCTTCATCGCCAGTGACGCGCCGGAAGCTCAAAGGGCCAAACGCAAGCTGGAGCGTCGCTACGGTTCAACCGAGCCGGATAGGGCAAGCGTCGTTGTGGCATTGGGCGGCGATGGACTGATGCTGCAGACGCTGCACCGTTTTCTTTCCGAGGATAAGGCGATTTACGGGATGAACCGCGGATCGGTGGGCTTCCTGATGAATGCCTATAGAGAGGAAGATCTGCTGGAGCGGCTTGAGGCGGCGGAACGCACCGAAATTCATCCTCTGCGCATGCGGGCGATTTCCCATGCAGGCGAGGCGCATGAAGCACTCGCATTCAATGATGTCTATCTGCTGAGGCGCACATTCCAGGCTGCGAAGCTCAGAATTTCCATCGATGGTGTGGTCCGACTGAATGAACTCATCTGTGATGGGATCCTGGTCGCCACTCCGGCCGGGAGCACCGCCTATAACCTCTCCGCCCACGGTCCGATCCTGCCGATAAATTCTCAGCTTCTGGCGCTCACCCCGATCAGCGCGTTTCGTCCCAGGCGTTGGCGCGGTGCGATTCTCCCGCATAATGCCAAGGTCAAGATCGATATTCTGGAGCCAGGCAAGCGGCCCGTGAACACCGTCGCCGACCATAGCGAGTTCCGCGATATCTCTATTGTGGAGGTCGAGCAGGACATGAGCCTGCGGGTCACCATGCTGTTTGACCGAGGGCACAGCCTGGCGGAGCGCGTGCTCGCCGAGCAATTCCTCTATTGA
- a CDS encoding NAD(P)/FAD-dependent oxidoreductase: MSTTIIETDALIIGAGPVGLFTIFEFGLLDMKCHVVDILDKPGGQCAELYPEKPIYDIPGLPVVTGQQLTDALLEQARPFGAEFHFNHMVTALERQEDGIFRVSTDGDIEFRAKVIVIAAGGGSFQPKKPPIPGIEAYEGSSVFYSVKKMESFRGRDVLIVGGGDSALDWTLNLFPIANHVTLLHRRDEFRAAPDSVKKMRDLVSEGRLDLRIGQVTALRGDKGMLDAAIAKGAEGEIEIKANALLPFFGLTMKLGPIADWGLNLTENLIKVDTEKFETSEPRIFAVGDINWYPGKLKLILSGFHEVALAAQQAYHYVYPDKRLVFQYTTSSTNLQKKLGVA, encoded by the coding sequence ATGAGCACCACCATCATTGAGACCGATGCCCTCATCATCGGTGCCGGACCTGTGGGTCTTTTCACCATCTTCGAGTTCGGCTTGCTCGACATGAAATGTCACGTCGTCGATATACTCGATAAGCCCGGCGGGCAATGCGCCGAACTCTATCCTGAAAAGCCGATTTACGACATTCCCGGTTTACCGGTGGTCACCGGCCAGCAGCTTACCGACGCCCTGCTTGAGCAAGCACGCCCTTTCGGCGCCGAATTTCACTTCAATCATATGGTGACGGCGCTCGAGCGGCAGGAGGATGGAATATTTCGCGTGAGTACTGATGGGGACATCGAGTTCCGCGCGAAGGTCATCGTCATCGCCGCCGGCGGCGGTTCCTTCCAGCCGAAAAAGCCGCCGATTCCAGGCATTGAAGCCTATGAAGGCAGCTCAGTTTTCTATTCCGTCAAGAAGATGGAGAGCTTCCGGGGGCGCGATGTTCTCATCGTCGGGGGCGGCGACAGTGCCCTCGACTGGACGCTGAACCTTTTCCCCATCGCCAATCACGTCACCTTGCTGCATCGCCGAGATGAGTTCCGGGCGGCACCCGATTCTGTAAAGAAAATGCGCGATCTCGTATCGGAAGGAAGACTGGACCTGAGGATCGGTCAAGTCACGGCGCTGCGCGGCGACAAGGGCATGCTTGACGCCGCCATCGCAAAAGGTGCGGAAGGCGAAATCGAGATTAAGGCCAATGCCTTACTGCCATTCTTTGGACTGACCATGAAATTGGGACCCATTGCGGACTGGGGGCTCAATCTCACGGAGAATTTGATCAAGGTCGACACGGAGAAATTCGAAACCTCTGAGCCGCGAATTTTCGCGGTCGGGGACATCAACTGGTACCCCGGAAAGCTCAAACTCATCCTTTCAGGTTTTCACGAGGTCGCGTTGGCGGCGCAACAGGCCTATCACTACGTGTATCCAGACAAGCGCCTGGTTTTTCAGTACACAACGTCCAGCACGAATCTGCAGAAGAAGCTTGGCGTCGCCTAG